The stretch of DNA aattattttattaatagttttattattattaatgattaattattgttttgttattaattatgaattagtattttttttctagtaataattattttatattatttattatttattgttttattgattatttcatattgataattattttatatgaattattaattattgttttagttataattactaattattgttttattattaattttcaattattgttctatttttttattgataattgttttatattaattatttataattgttttattaataacttttttattattaataattaattattgttttattattaattattaattattgttctatttttttattaataattattttatgttatttattagttattgttttattaattattttttattaataattgttttatattaattatttgatattgttttcttttttatttatttttccccTAAATTGGTaaaatgagaggggtatttcaaattggtaaattttttttttattattaaagaaACAATAATtgttgtatttttgtattattaattattaattatcgttgttggtttttttttttttttttttttcgtgagACGCACATCTTATAATTCCAGTGTCGGACCATTACACTGGCCGTGTCACATGGCGCGGGGGTAGTTACTACTACCCGAAGATTAAGGCTAAATTTGAAGAATTCAACCTATTGGACAGGGTGAGGGAATCCCCTTTCAAACAGTTTTTCGAGAGAGCGCCCATACAATTTTTTGGAGCATTTTTTCATTAGTTGATGCTTCACAAAATAAAATCTGACAAGCCGGACGAGGTGCATTTCTACGTGGGAAGGAAGAGATGTAGATTTGGGAGGGTGGAGTTCGGCTTGGTCACCGGGTTAAACTTATTGCGCGGCCCTACTGAGGAAGACATCAAACAAAATGGAAGCTTCCGACTTAGGTTGATTCGGGAATATTTCAACGGTAGTGCTTCGATCACCTTCGCCAACTCGCGCGAGTTTTTGAGAGCCGTTTGCACAGAAGCTGATGATGTCTACAAGTTGGGGATGGCCTTGTTTGTTATGGGCGTCCTCACTGGTAAGGAGGAGAAGACTGTCGTTCCTCCTTTTGTGATAAGAATGGTTGATAACCTTCCATTCTTCTACGAGTATCCCTGGGGAAAGATTTCTTACACCAAGCTGATGGAAACTTGTAACAAGGATTACTTGGATGTGAAGAATAAGATGTTGAAAAAGATTGAGAAGGGAGTAACTCAAAAGGAGGCAAAATACTCAGCCTACGGCTATGCTGCAGCGTTGCAGTATTGGGCATACGAGGCCATATTACAGCTGGGCAACGAGTATGCAGTGAGGAGGTCGCATGGCTTTCCGAGAATGGTCAACTGGGAGAGTAAGCCGAACACTACACTCGGGAAGGATGAAGTGACCAGATTATTTGCTAAAAATGTAAGTTTGTTACGCTTTATTTTGAATTCATGttaatttccatatattatattaatatatttgttatatttttcagTTGACAGTGTACTCCGTGTTATGTCCTCGGCCGAACGAGATTGAGTTTGTGAGTTACATAACCGGGGTCGGCCTACGGTATTTGTTGACTTGGAGGAACTTGTGTTGGGTGAGGATGGGCAACCAACACAGGATGCTTTGCGAAGCCAGGCCGAAAAGCTTGCCTCCACATTGGAAGAACGAGCGGAGGCAGCCCGAATATTTAAAGACTCTACACCACCTCCACCGTCTCCTCCACGTGCACCGCCTGCAGTTCCAGATGGGTCTGGTGTTGACCCATCTCCAGCTTCAGTTCCTGATGGGTCTGGTGTTGACCCATCTGCAGCTTCAGTTCCTGATGGGTCTGGTGTTGACCCACTTCCAGCATCACAGGATCCTCCTGTTCCCCCGACAGCTTCTATTCCCAGCACCTCGGAGGCTCGCGATCCAGTATACCCTGCCATTTTGGCAAGGTTGGAGACTGTGGAGAGGGGGCAGGCCGCTCTGCGAAGAGGACAAACAGCGATTATGGATCAGTTGAAGACCATAATGATGCTCCTGCAAGATCCTGGAAGGCCGGCAGCAGATTCACAGCCACAGCCACAGCCACAGCCACAACCGGAAGATGACTTTATTCTCCCAAATGATTACCAACCGGATGATGATGACATGTTCTGTACACCTGAGAAGACGAATATCACCAGCATCGGGGATACTCAGGATTCTGAGGTGCAGGTGTTAGAGACAGCTCCAGAAGTCATGGAGAACCGGAGGAAGAGAAGGCGACCTAGGTGGTTTGCTGAGTACactgaaatgaagaagaaggctAGGGCTACTTCGACACTCGTGaatgcggacccacttagagtggtTGATCGGAAGCTGCTCAAGACTTTTCACAATTGGGTACTCGGCCAGATTGGGAACAATTACCCGAGAGAGTGCTTCACCGGTCGATACCATTCGTCTTGGTTCCTCGAA from Cannabis sativa cultivar Pink pepper isolate KNU-18-1 chromosome 2, ASM2916894v1, whole genome shotgun sequence encodes:
- the LOC133035154 gene encoding uncharacterized protein LOC133035154, which encodes MALFVMGVLTGKEEKTVVPPFVIRMVDNLPFFYEYPWGKISYTKLMETCNKDYLDVKNKMLKKIEKGVTQKEAKYSAYGYAAALQYWAYEAILQLGNEYAVRRSHGFPRMVNWESKPNTTLGKDEVTRLFAKNLTVYSVLCPRPNEIEFVSYITGVGLRYLLTWRNLCWVRMGNQHRMLCEARPKSLPPHWKNERRQPEYLKTLHHLHRLLHVHRLQFQMGLVLTHLQLQFLMGLVLTHLQLQFLMGLVLTHFQHHRILLFPRQLLFPAPRRLAIQYTLPFWQGWRLWRGGRPLCEEDKQRLWIS